The Lacticaseibacillus rhamnosus DNA window GCATTGGCGATGTTGAGCGAAACCGATCAGTTTGTTGAACTGAAAGATCAGGAAATTGTGACCCTAACCGCTGATGCAGTTCATATCGAGACCCTTGATGGTAAGGTAGAAGATCGCAAGCCGTTTACCGTCAAAGTCGATGATGGCGAAGTTTCAAAGGGAACCTATCCATTCTTCATGCTCAAAGAAATTGATGAACAGCCAATTGTGATGCGGCGACTGGTTGAAAAGTATACCGATAATCAGCAGCATGTGGTGATTCCTGAAAACTTAATGAAAGCCTTACAGAATGCAGATCGGCTTTACATTGTTGCCGCGGGGACCAGCTACCATGCCGGGTTGGTTGGTGCTCCTTTGTTTGAACAGCTGGCTGGCATTCCAACCGAAGTCCATGTTGCTTCGGAATTTGCTTATCATCAGCCATTACTCTCCAAACATCCGTTGTTTATTTTCCTGACCCAAAGTGGTGAAACTGCTGATATTCGTCAGGTTTTGGTTGAAGTCAAAGCGCAAGGTTATCAGACACTGACGATTACCAATGTTGGCAGCTCAACCCTTGCCCGTGAAGCAACTTTCACCTTGTTGCTGCATGGCGGGCCGGAAATTGCGGTCGCATCAACCAAGGCTTACACCGCCCAGATTGCAGTAGAAGCCTTGGTAGCCAAAGCCGTTGGTGAAGCAAAGGGCTTACAAAACGCTAAGGACTTTGATGTGATTCACCAATTAGGTTTGGCAGCAACCGGCCAACAAGCACTGATTGATCAAAAGGATCGGATTCATGAATTGGCAACCGATATGTTCAAAACCACGCGCAATGCTTTTTACATTGGCCGTGGCGGCGACTACTATGCCAGTCTTGAAGCCGCATTGAAACTCAAGGAAATCAGTTATGTGCAGGCTGAAGGGTTTGCGGCTGGCGAATTAAAGCACGGCACCATCGCTTTAATTGAAAAGGATACCCCAGTCGTTGCCATCATCTCCGACCCAGTGACCGCTGCTCGGACCCGCAGCAATGCCGATGAAGTGCAGGCGCGCGGAGCCAAGGTATTACACATTGCCATGGCGAGCCAAGCCCAAAAAGGTGACCAGATTATCGTCGACGAAATTGATCCGCTTCTGGCGCCACTGGTTACGATCATCCCAGCACAACTGCTGGCTTACTTCACGAGTTCCGATCGTGGGTATGACGTTGACCGTCCCCGCAACTTGGCTAAGTCGGTTACTGTTGAATAGGTCTAAGCTCATAATGGCATGAAAAATTCCATGACGGTTAAGTTGATATTTAAATTTAATGTCAGTGGGGATTAAACAAAAAAACTGTTCGCCAAATGTGGCAAACAGTTTTTTTGTTTATTGAAGGCTACCGAGCGATCTAAAGAAGGCTACTTAAGATACGCTTCACTTAATGCCATGAATTGTTGGGCATCTTTAGCGGCTAAATCAATTCCTTGCTGCCAAAATTCTGGTTGGGTCAAGTCAACGCCGAGGTGCTTTTTCGCTAGTGCTTCCGTGCTCATGTTGGCGGTGTCCCGCAATAAGGCAATATAATCATCTTCAAAATGATCGCTTTGCTGTGCCTTAGCGTAAATACCGCTAGAAAACAGGTAGCCAAATGTATATGGGAAGTTATAAAACGGTGGGTTGTCAAAATAAAAGTGCAACTTATCGGCCCAATACATCGGATCAAATGAACTCAAGCCGCCAGCGTAAGCCTTCTCCTGAGCCGCGGTCATCAAGGCTTTCAGGCGGGGAACGCTTACAATACCGTGCTCACGTTCTTGATAGAAACTGTCCTCAAACAAGAATCGCGCATGAATGTTGAGCAGCATCGCTAGTGGATTGGCCATTTTTGCGTCTAATAAGTTGAGCTTTTCTGCCGGTTCGCTAGCAGCTTTCACCGTCGCATCGGCAACAATCAATTCGGCAAAAGTTGACGCAGTTTCGGCAACGTTCATGGCATAGTTTTGTCGCAAAACCGGCATATCCTTCAAAATAGAACTGTGGAAAGCATGCCCTAGTTCATGAGCAATGGTTGATACACCAGACGCCGAACCGTCAAAGGTCATGAAAATGCGACTTTCTTTGACATCCGGAACACTGGTCATGTAACCGCCTGCCCGTTTGCCCGGTCGATCTTCTGCTTCA harbors:
- the glmS gene encoding glutamine--fructose-6-phosphate transaminase (isomerizing), with protein sequence MCGIVGVIGKKNATQILLKGLEKLEYRGYDSAGIYVNDQAGHDHLIKRVGHISNLEEAVTPDVQGVMGIGHTRWATNGGPTEANAHPQVSNDERFYLVHNGVVTNANDLKQQYLQDIELHSDTDTEVVVQLIALFAREGLSAKEAFRKTLKMIQGSYAFSMVDRLDPTVLYIAKNKSPLLIGRGEGFNVVASDALAMLSETDQFVELKDQEIVTLTADAVHIETLDGKVEDRKPFTVKVDDGEVSKGTYPFFMLKEIDEQPIVMRRLVEKYTDNQQHVVIPENLMKALQNADRLYIVAAGTSYHAGLVGAPLFEQLAGIPTEVHVASEFAYHQPLLSKHPLFIFLTQSGETADIRQVLVEVKAQGYQTLTITNVGSSTLAREATFTLLLHGGPEIAVASTKAYTAQIAVEALVAKAVGEAKGLQNAKDFDVIHQLGLAATGQQALIDQKDRIHELATDMFKTTRNAFYIGRGGDYYASLEAALKLKEISYVQAEGFAAGELKHGTIALIEKDTPVVAIISDPVTAARTRSNADEVQARGAKVLHIAMASQAQKGDQIIVDEIDPLLAPLVTIIPAQLLAYFTSSDRGYDVDRPRNLAKSVTVE